In Amyelois transitella isolate CPQ chromosome 5, ilAmyTran1.1, whole genome shotgun sequence, one DNA window encodes the following:
- the LOC106135303 gene encoding uncharacterized protein LOC106135303 — protein sequence MVGRDWLRGFLNRHKNISRRKSQNLNPARAAKLNKVVVADYFAKLKKTMEENDVLNKPERIFNVDEKGCQLNLHKAPQVLAERGTKRVHLVAPEHGENVTVVSCGSALGHAIPPMILFKGKRMKPEWIDSLPTGSIAQMTPKGSMNTETFVNWLHHFAKFKLSGPCVLIFDGAKCHLDYTIVEVAEKFNIKLFCLPSNTTHELQPMDKSVFHSYEYYWDEEVLRYWSINQDRKITKQRFGIIFSKVWDKAATPANIRAGFEATGIFPFDPQKIPEEAYAPSIPTYDPTITESNTGQNENEDPNDITDSSVDSESILACSHPNLNISGDRYTPVQSGPSGTNAKSPVRALSQDNNNIATAPSSPSRNDQLKLCENIRTEGDDSDDDVPLASLKQNSQNIEAVKAVSDLLNESYESFSAMLKTPVKTTSSPKTAPRAKAINSLAQELTKATFVQKKLPGPSGAASQKRNTLPGSSNKTSKKKKSTSKSSSAASQKKNDIPGPSNITLPKRKQDPSKRNRASSNKIPSKPKSGKGKARKLDLS from the exons ATGGTTGGACGAGATTGGCTAAGAGGTTTTCTAAATCGACATAAAAATATCAGTAGAAGAAAATCTCAAAATCTGAACCCGGCACGCGCCGCAAAGCTGAATAAAGTCGTAGTTGCTGACTATTttgccaaattaaaaaagactATGGAAGAAAACGACGTTTTGAATAAACCTGAGAGAATTTTCAATGTCGATGAGAAAGGCTGTCAgcttaatttacataaagcACCACAAGTTTTAGCGGAACGTGGAACAAAAAGAGTACACCTAGTGGCGCCGGAACATGGTGAAAATGTGACTGTAGTCTCATGTGGCAGCGCTTTAGGCCACGCTATCCCCCCAATGATTTTGTTCAAGGGCAAAAGAATGAAACCTGAATGGATTGATTCTTTACCTACAGGGTCAATAGCTCAAATGACTCCCAAAGGCAGTATGAATACTGAAACGTTCGTGAACTGGTTACACCACTTCGCCAAATTTAAACTATCAGGACCTTGTGTTCTTATCTTTGACGGTGCTAAATGCCATCTGGACTATACCATAGTTGAAGTTGCAGagaaattcaatataaaacttttctgTCTTCCCAGCAACACAACACATGAGCTGCAGCCGATGGACAAATCGGTTTTTCATTCGTATGAGTATTATTGGGATGAGGAGGTTCTGAGGTACTGGTCTATCAACCAGGATCGTAAAATAACGAAACAAAGATTtggaattatattttcaaaggtGTGGGACAAGGCTGCAACGCCGGCAAATATCAGAGCTGGTTTCGAGGCTACTGGGATTTTTCCATTTGATCCGCAAAAGATTCCCGAAGAAGCGTATGCTCCAAGTATCCCAACATACGATCCCACAATAACTGAATCTAATACTGGACAAAACGAAAATGAAGATCCTAATGATATTACTGATTCAAGTGTTGACAGTGAAAGTATTTTAGCTTGTTCTCATCCTAATTTGAACATCAGCGGTGATCGTTACACTCCAGTTCAAAGTGGTCCCTCTGGCACCAATGCTAAATCACCAGTACGTGCCTTGTCACAAGACAATAATAACATAGCTACTGCACCTTCTTCACCTTCGAGAAATGATCAACTTAAGCTCTGTGAAAATATTCGTACTGAAGGTGACGATAGCGACGATGACGTCCCATTAGCAAGCTTGAAACAGAACAGCCAGAACATAGAAGCTGTAAAGGCAGTTTCGGATTTACTTAATGAATCATATGAATCTTTCAGTGCTATGTTAAAAACTCCGGTAAAGACAACATCTAGCCCAAAGACTGCTCCGAGGGCAAAAGCCATTAATAGTCTGGCTCAAGAACTAACGAAAGCaacttttgtacaaaaaaaattgccaggTCCGTCCGGAGCAGCTTCTCAGAAAAGAAACACTTTGCCAGGGTCATCGAATAAAActtcaaaaaagaagaaaagtaCATCAAAGTCATCCTCAGCTGCCtctcaaaaaaagaatgataTTCCTGGACCATCCAACATTACTTtaccaaaaagaaaacaagatCCTTCAAAAAGGAATAGAGCCTCATCAAACAAGATTCCTTCAAAACCGAAAAGTGGTAAAGGAAAAGCTAGAAAACTTG ATttgtcttaa